DNA sequence from the Bacteroidota bacterium genome:
TCACAAACTCATTCATCTTTCTAAAATGTGAGCCTTCCCAAAAAATACCCCCGCAATCGCGGCAGCGGTAAAAATCATTATAATATTTTATGGTCAGGGGTTCCAGCTGGTCCATGATGCTATCCTTTTCCACAGCTTCCAGGGTTCCGTTGCATTTTACACAACGGCTAAAGGGATCAATAAATCTATATAAATCAAAGTATGATAATACATCCTTTACCTGCTCTTTGGGTTCCTGGCTGCGGACCCAGTAACCATGGGTCACTGTCTTCACTTTCAATAAGCCGATATCACGGGTTAGAATAATTCGATGTTCGGCAAGCGCTATGCGGATTATTTCATGATCATCATAATCTTTCCTGTAGACTGAGTCGAATCCAAGCGTGCGCAGGTATTTTACCAGTTTCCCTAAATGAACATCCAAAATAAACCGGGAATTTCGTAAAGGACGTTCCCTCAGATGGGTTGCACCTGAAATATCCAACTTCTCAAACACAGGATAAACGGAAACGTAATCGTTATTTTTCAGTTTGTAGGAGAAATCAACAGATTTGCCGTTTACCAAAATCAGATCCACCTCAACATGAGGCACACCGATCAATTCAATGGCATGCTTAACCGTTGGACTACCGTCAAACCAATAGGTAAAGGCAGTTTTGCGATAGGGGGCAGGGAAAAAATCGTTAAGTTCTTCATAGAACCTGAAAGTAGCCTTATTTGCAGGCATAATTCAACAATGAGAATTTGATTTAATTGTAAAGTTAAGGTTTTTCTATTTTATAATAACCTCATCATCAAATTTCTTGATAACTAGATGATTATCAATACAAATCTCCTGGATCTTTTCAGGACTTTATTAAGACATCATAACCATACCTTAAAATCATCAGGGTTACGATGACCAGAAAGACTATCCTGATGAAACCGTTCCCTTTCCTTAGGGCCAGCCTGCTACCGACAATACTCCCAATAATGTTACAAACCGCCATCATAATGGCCAGATCCAATAGAAAATGTCCCTGCCTGATAAAAACGATTAAGGCAGAAACATTGGTCACACAGTTTATCATTTTTGCATAAGCAGAAGCGGTCACGAACTCAAACCCCAATAAGATCACGAATCCCAAAACAAAAAAACTTCCAGTTCCCGGCCCAAAGAAACCATCATAAAAACCAACGACAATGCCCATGAGTGATCCATATATGGCCTG
Encoded proteins:
- a CDS encoding Mut7-C RNAse domain-containing protein, translating into MPANKATFRFYEELNDFFPAPYRKTAFTYWFDGSPTVKHAIELIGVPHVEVDLILVNGKSVDFSYKLKNNDYVSVYPVFEKLDISGATHLRERPLRNSRFILDVHLGKLVKYLRTLGFDSVYRKDYDDHEIIRIALAEHRIILTRDIGLLKVKTVTHGYWVRSQEPKEQVKDVLSYFDLYRFIDPFSRCVKCNGTLEAVEKDSIMDQLEPLTIKYYNDFYRCRDCGGIFWEGSHFRKMNEFVREVKKNFPC
- a CDS encoding TSUP family transporter, producing the protein LTTLFGTNKIAALSGTSVAAFQYAQKIKYNFKLLFIISFFSFISSNLGARSLSHIYVNTLKPVILVILILIALYTFLKKELGSVQTKSLSFSKQAIYGSLMGIVVGFYDGFFGPGTGSFFVLGFVILLGFEFVTASAYAKMINCVTNVSALIVFIRQGHFLLDLAIMMAVCNIIGSIVGSRLALRKGNGFIRIVFLVIVTLMILRYGYDVLIKS